The sequence below is a genomic window from Papio anubis isolate 15944 chromosome X, Panubis1.0, whole genome shotgun sequence.
actattcacacagtaaagacttgaatcaacccaaatgtccatcacacaagtgacagattgattaagaaaatgtggcacatacaccaggaatactatgcagccataaaaaggatgagcttgtgtcctttgtaggacatggatgcagctggaatccatcattctagcaaactatcagcaagaacagaaaaccaaacaccgtgatgttctcactcataggcggaactgaacaatgagatcacttggactcgaaggaacatcacaataatcgggcctatcatatggggaggggagggggaggattgcattggagttatacctgatgtaaatgacgagttgagggtgcagcacaccaacaaggcacaagcatacatatgtaaataaacctgcacgttatgcacatgtaccctacaacttacagtataataataataaataaattaaaaaaaaaaaaaaagaaataggtgaagaaaaaaaaaaaaaaaaaagaaaaaatgtggcacatatacaccatggaatactatgcagacatcaaaaggatgagtttgtgtcctttgtaggggacatggatgcagctggaaaccatcattcttagcaactatcacaagaacagaaaccaaacaccgatgttctcactcataggtggaactgaacaatgagatcacttggactccgtgggaaggggaacatcacacaccggggcctaatacgggatggggaggggagggattgcactgtgagttatacctgatgtaaatgacgagttgatggcgcTGACCccagctgatgggtgcagcacagcaaacATGGCACAgcatacatataacaaacctgtatgttatGCACACAAaatctctagaacttaaagtataatttagaaaaaataaataaatttttaaaaaagcttctgcatgaaaaaaaaaaagaaagattgggtTAGCATTAGAGAGGCGAGAGGGAACAGAGAATAAGAGAATTacattttattgttaatattttattcttacttttaaaagCCCAAGTAAAAATGAGCAATGTTAATTCCAAATGAAGAGTATTTGGTACTTCTAATATTGCTACATACTACACtctgtaattttcaaaatatcatctaaaaattgttttacaaggaatttttaataactaaatttgcaaaaataatgcAAGCTTGTTAACAGCTTAGAGGAAAGGCAAAGGAGAGATAATAAGTGCTATTATTTTGCTTGGAGCCCAGGCGAATGGAAACGGGGCTTGCagttgattattttcttcttcaagtctattttctgaattttacacAGTGCATGCAATTCTTCTGCAATCacggaaatgaaaaaaataagaaaaagaaacaaaaaaatcttctCAAGAAGTTCAGGAATGACCAGTCaggaaaaattacaaagattagGTCAAATAGCAGACTGAGCACTAAGCACTAGCGCATTTCTCTTGTTCTACCAAAAATCCTCTCCAATGACAAGAAAGGCAGATTTTTGAATATAAAGAATAACTCTGTAAAGGCACtgggaaaagaaaatcttgaaagatgGAAAGCAGATGAGGCAAGGCCGCTGAGGGATTGAAGGTGGAGGTAGGGGTGAGGAGTCTGGGACGGCGTGTTGGGGGACGTAAAATGAAGGCGTTGAACCtaggaggagagggagagtggGTTTTGGGCCGGGTAGTTGTGGATTTGGGAGAAGGCGCGGTTGGGCGTGGGGGGCAGGAGCCCAGGAGCATCTCTAGGGCCCAGGGCGGTGGTGCAGGATTCACTGGGGTGGGGGCGCTGCGCGCCATTTGGCAGGAAGGAGAGACCTGCGTCCTACCAGGAAGCTAGGAAAAAAGCAAGGAGATTGCCGTAGCAACAGCGGCTCCTGGAAGTCCAGTGTAGCAGAAGGGCCGCCACTGACAGGAAGGCAGAGGACTAACAAGCCTAGTGCTGGGGAAGCTGCTGCCTTCCCTTTCGCCTGCCTCACAGTCCTTCTAGACATGTTCCACGCCTACAGATCCTACCCTCCCAGCTTTTGCAAGCGCTCACTCTGTTAGTTGCCTGCTGATCCTCCTTCGCCACAGGCAGCAGTGAGGGGTCCGATTTGGGCGCGGGAGGTCAGTGATCCCCGGCAGTGCGGGAGGTGGGCCCTGGGCTGCGGAACCAGAGGATTGGGGTTGGTGGGGGCCAGATGTGAAAATTGGGGTGGGTGCCAGCCTGAGAAATGCAGAAGACTGGGAAGGGTGATTTGAGGGCTGGGGGCATGAGGACCTGAAGAGCACCAGGATGGTATACAAAGGTGGCCAGAAAAGGAACTAGGTTTCTCGTTGGAGCCCAGAAGGAAAATGGAGTTTACCAGGAAGAGACAGGAAAGAGAGGTGAGCACCAGGCGGGAGGCTTAGTGATGGGAACGTACAAAGGATGAATACCACAGAGCCATGGGGAGGAGACATGGAGACTGCAtgtacagaaatggaaaaatgaggTGGGAACTAAAAAATGGAGAATGTTGGGAGAGGCGACAGGATGGTGACAGAGGATCAGGGAATATGCAAAGTAGCCCATTTCCTTTTACTGTGCTCTCAACTACCAAGACCACCACACCTACCTGTTCTCTAGCTCTCTTGTGCAGCTAAACAAGCCTGGAAGGAAGCCATTGCAGGCAGGCATCCAAGAGTATCTTGATATCTAACATTGCTACTGAACACACATGAATAACGTGGGTGGCAATGTACCTGGTGCACAGGGACTTCAtgatacaagaaaaaaactcatACATTTAATGTTTCTCCCTGTTCTCTCTCCTTGCCCTCCAAATATGAAGACACTCCTTCACAAAAAGGCAGCTGCAAAGCTGCTAACCAGGGAAGCCACAGGTCACCACATTGGAACTACAAAcatgaggaagaaaaagacatCTCCAAAGAAGCCAAGAGGAAGGCCTTCTTCTCAGTCCTGCAGACACATGGTAGGCTGCAGAATTTCTCATGGATAGAAGGAGGGAGATGAGCCCATTGCCCAGTGGAAAGGAAGAGTTCTGGATCAGGTGCCTATATATCCCTTTCTTTATCTGGTGAAATATTATGGAATTGACTGTGTTTATGGACTAGAACTTCACAGagatgaaagaattttaaagctTAAAATCCTTCCTCATAAGGTGCCATTCTCACAAGTCAGAGATTTCTGCCTCACAAATACCATAATTGGCAAAGCAGTGAAACACATGTTTGAGGGAGAGCATGGGTCTATGGATAAATGGAGGGGGATGGTCTTAGCCCAAGCACCTATCATGAAAGCCTGGTTTTATATTACTTGTGAGAAAGATCCTGTCTTGTACATGTGCTAGCTACTCGATGATTATAAGGCAGGTGACTTCCGCATCACGCCAGAATCAAGTGTGTCTCATGCAGTGAAGAAGGAGCCAGAAGGATTTATAGATAGCCTAGTAGATAAACATGTGGAATATACCAAAGAAGATGGCTCCAAAAGGTCAGGCAAGGTCATCCACCAAGTTAAAGCCAAACCTGTGTATTTCATCAAGTTTGATGATGACTTCCATATCTATGTCTACGATTTGGTGAAAACGTCTTGTTAGGGTAAAATTTGCTATGCTTGTGGAGGCAAATGTGTAATATGCAGgcacacaaaaaaagtataaCTTTTCAGGGTGTTGAAAGCTCAAGGGTCCTGATAACACAATCTTTGCCTGCATAGCTATCGTTttatactgaaaaatacaaatgtatatgaCATGCGTAAGCACTTTGTCTTGTTGAAGATTGGGTGTGTTTGGTGGATGGGGCATGAAAGGAAGGAATAGCTGTCAATTCCGATTGTGAACAAAGTTCAGCTAGAATCACAATCAGCCATCTAAAAACTGCAAGAGACTTAACTGGTCTGGTgtggaggggagaaggaaagtaAGTCAAGATTGGCtgtggggagaaggagaggaTGAGGTGACTTCTTAGGAAGAGGTGGTGA
It includes:
- the LOC110742173 gene encoding LOW QUALITY PROTEIN: spindlin-2-like (The sequence of the model RefSeq protein was modified relative to this genomic sequence to represent the inferred CDS: substituted 2 bases at 2 genomic stop codons) — translated: MNNVGGNVPGAQGLHDTRKKLIHLMFLPVLSPCPPNMKTLLHKKAAAKLLTREATGHHIGTTNMRKKKTSPKKPRGRPSSQSCRHMVGCRISHGXKEGDEPIAQWKGRVLDQVPIYPFLYLVKYYGIDCVYGLELHRDERILKLKILPHKVPFSQVRDFCLTNTIIGKAVKHMFEGEHGSMDKWRGMVLAQAPIMKAWFYITCEKDPVLYMCXLLDDYKAGDFRITPESSVSHAVKKEPEGFIDSLVDKHVEYTKEDGSKRSGKVIHQVKAKPVYFIKFDDDFHIYVYDLVKTSC